ACCGGAACCGGCGCCCGCGTCCGCACCCGATCCGTCGGTGGACCCCGGGCTCGACTCGTCGCGCCCGCCCGGGTTCTGGCTGATCGCGGGCCCGGATCCGGACGGCCCGGGCGTGATGGACGAGGCGGGGTTCTTGCCGTTGCCCTTACCGGCCCCGTTCCTGCCCCCGCCCCCGCCCGAGGTCACGACCCACAAGGTCAGCAACGCCAACAGGGCGAACACGGACAGCAGTACGACCCTCCGTCGCCAGTAGATGGAGGAGGGAAGCGGCCCGACCGGATTGCGCAGAGATCCCACGGCGCAAACTGTACGAGAGATCGTGGTGTTCACCGGCCCCACCCGCCGCTGGGAACACAACTTTTCCGGATCATCATCCCGGAAACCGTTCTCGCGCGCCCGACTTCGGCCCGCCGGGTCATCGCTCCTTGACGATCACCCCGCCGCACCCACCGCCGCACCCCCGGCACGCGCGCGTCCCGGCCGAGTGGCGGTGCACGCGCGGGCGCCGGTGGGCATGGCAGGATCGGAAGGGCCATGACTGCGCCCACGAAGCCCCCGCACAGCGGCCCCGCCCGGGCCGAAGCCGACGCCGACGCCCTCGGGGCGGACCTGCACTCCCCCGTGATCGACTGGTTCGACGACAACGCCCGTGACCTGCCCTGGCGACGCCCCGAAGCCGGCGCGTGGGGCGTGATGGTCAGCGAGTTCATGCTCCAGCAGACGCCGGTCAGCCGGGTCCTGCCGGTCTACGAGCAGTGGCTCGCCCGCTGGCCGCGCCCCGCCGACCTGGCCGCCGAGGCCCCGGGCGAGGCGGTACGCGCCTGGGGGCGGCTCGGCTACCCGCGCCGCGCCCTGCGACTGCACGGCGCCGCGACGGCGATAACGGAACGGCACGGCGGCGACGTGCCGTCCGACCACGCCCAGCTGCTCGCGCTGCCCGGCATCGGCGAGTACACGGCCGCGGCCGTCGCCTCCTTCGCGTACGGGCAGCGGCACGCCGTCCTGGACACCAACGTCCGCCGGGTCTTCGCGCGCGCCGTGACGGGCGTGCAGTACCCGCCGAACGCCACCACGGCCGCCGAGCGCAGACTCGCCCGTGCCCTGCTGCCCGACGACGAGCCGACGGCGGCGCGTTGGGCCGCCGCGTCCATGGAGCTCGGCGCGCTCGTGTGCACGGCCAGGAACGAGACGTGCGTGCGCTGCCCGATCGCCGGGCAGTGCGCGTGGCGGCTCGCGGGCAAGCCGGAGCACGACGGACCGCCGCGCCGCGGTCAGACGTATGCCGGCACCGACCGGCAGGTCCGGGGCAAGCTCCTCGCCGTCCTGCGGGACGCGCACGCGCCCGTGCCGCAGACCGCCCTCGACCGCGTGTGGCACGAGCCGGTGCAACGCGCGCGTGCGCTGGACGGGCTCGTCGCGGACGGACTGGTGGAGCCGCTCCCCGGCGGGCTGTACCGCCTGCCGCTGAGCTGACCGCCACCGAGCCGGCCGTCACCGAGGTGGCTGCCACTGAGGAGACTGCGACCGAGCTGACTGCCACTGAGGTGACCGCGACCGAGCTGACGCATGGTCACTTCACAGGCGGCGGCGTCCTTCACAGACTTCATCGAGCCGTGACGGTGCCTGTGTCACACACAACGAGGGGGCAAAGCGCCCCATACTTGGGCCATCGAGCCTGGCTCTCTACCCAGAACTCATTTCCGTTACACAACCGACGGACAGCCGAGCGCTAGCCGCAGGCTGCTTCGGACAGCCCCGTGACAACACCTCCGTAGCTTCGTTTGCGTGCCCACCGAGAACACCGGGCCACCGACCACAGCAGGAACCGGCAGGCGACAGCCCGCCGGAACGGGGAAAAGACGGAGGGGTTCACCATGGCGCAGGGCGAGGTGCTCGAGTTCGAGGAATACGTCCGCACGCGGCAGGACGCACTGCTGCGCAGCGCCCGACGTCTGGTCCCGGACCCGGTCGACGCACAGGACCTCCTGCAGACCGCGCTGGCCCGCACGTACGGCCGCTGGGACGGCATCGCGGACAAGCGGCTCGCGGACGCCTACCTGCGCCGGGTCATGATCAACACGCGCACCGAGTGGTGGCGGGCCCGCAAGCTGGACGAGGTGCCGACGGAGCAGCTCCCGGACGCCCGGGTGGACGACTCCACCGAGCAGCACGCCGACCGCGCCCTGCTGATGGACGCGATGAAAGTCCTGGCTCCGAAGCAGCGCAGCGTCGTGGTGCTGCGACACTGGGAGCAGATGTCCACGGAGGAGACCGCCGCTGCCCTCGGCATGTCGGCGGGGACGGTCAAGAGCACGCTGCACCGGGCGCTCGCCCGGCTCCGCGAGGAGCTGGAGGCCCGCGACCTGGACGCACGCGCGCTGGAGCGTGAGGAGCGGGAGCGTTGCACGGCGGCCTGACCGACAAGGGCGGTGTCGATGGCCCCGTCGTGCGCCCCGGGGGCGGGCGGCGAGGCGCCGGGGGATCCTTCGACATGAACCATGGGCCGACACCGGCCCGAGGCGCCATCCAGGCGGCGACCACGGCGATGGCCGTGCTCGCCGCCCTTGCCCTTTTCGCCTCGGCCTGTGCGACCGGCGGCACCGGCGCACGCGACGAGGGGCCGGCGCACGGCGACGCGGTGGCGGGCGCGAACCCCATGCCCGAGGCCGCCGCCTCCGAGAGCCTCGACCAGTCGGACGCGGTCCAGCTCATCAAGGACGACCCGGCGGTCTCGGCCGAGGTCAAGGGCGGGCTCAAGCCCTGCGTCGGCGACGAGTACCCGGTGGACGTCTCCTACGGCAACCTGACCGGCGGTACCGGCGACGACGTCATCGTCAACGTGCTGACCTGCGGTGACGCGGTCGGTGTGGGCTCCTACGTGTACCGCGAGAGCGACGACGGCTACCAGAACGTGTTCAAGGCAGAGGAGCCTCCCGTCTACGCGGAGATAGACCGGGGCGACCTCGTGGTGACCAAACAGGTGTACGAGAAGGGCGACCCGGTCTCCAGTCCGTCCGGCGAGAACGTGATCACGTACCGCTGGGCCTCGGGCCGCTTCATGAAGGAGTACAGCTGGCACAACGACTACAGCAGCGTCGGCGGCGGGGCGCCGACGCCGGTGCCGGAGACCGGCTGACCCGCCCGGAAGCGGGCGATCGCAAAAAACTTCGGCCGGCGTGAACCG
The window above is part of the Streptomyces sp. NBC_00425 genome. Proteins encoded here:
- a CDS encoding SigE family RNA polymerase sigma factor; this translates as MAQGEVLEFEEYVRTRQDALLRSARRLVPDPVDAQDLLQTALARTYGRWDGIADKRLADAYLRRVMINTRTEWWRARKLDEVPTEQLPDARVDDSTEQHADRALLMDAMKVLAPKQRSVVVLRHWEQMSTEETAAALGMSAGTVKSTLHRALARLREELEARDLDARALEREERERCTAA
- a CDS encoding A/G-specific adenine glycosylase → MTAPTKPPHSGPARAEADADALGADLHSPVIDWFDDNARDLPWRRPEAGAWGVMVSEFMLQQTPVSRVLPVYEQWLARWPRPADLAAEAPGEAVRAWGRLGYPRRALRLHGAATAITERHGGDVPSDHAQLLALPGIGEYTAAAVASFAYGQRHAVLDTNVRRVFARAVTGVQYPPNATTAAERRLARALLPDDEPTAARWAAASMELGALVCTARNETCVRCPIAGQCAWRLAGKPEHDGPPRRGQTYAGTDRQVRGKLLAVLRDAHAPVPQTALDRVWHEPVQRARALDGLVADGLVEPLPGGLYRLPLS